From the Pseudodesulfovibrio alkaliphilus genome, one window contains:
- a CDS encoding substrate-binding periplasmic protein, with product MPLALALVPCLIWTPPAQADDLHVMTERYPPFSYQVDGEPRGFCVDLVRRILDRLGLEDTEIIFYPWARAYRALQEEDGRVLFPLSRSPAREHLFRFVGPVFEDTLYFYARRGAELEIASLDDARRVGAIGVTRDDFYHQFLAARGFTNLDVSTCQAHDFRKLAQGRVDLVPMGEKALAQFVGSIDGLDPAMFERVGPPVHTSGVYIGFSRSTPDSVLRAWRQALDDLKAAGVYDAVMNRYFPPADNSRP from the coding sequence TTGCCGTTGGCATTGGCCCTGGTCCCCTGTCTGATCTGGACCCCGCCCGCACAGGCCGACGACCTGCATGTCATGACCGAGAGGTATCCGCCGTTCAGCTATCAGGTGGACGGAGAGCCTCGGGGGTTTTGCGTCGATCTGGTGCGCCGCATTCTCGACCGCCTGGGGCTGGAAGACACGGAGATCATCTTTTATCCCTGGGCCAGGGCCTACAGGGCGTTGCAGGAGGAGGACGGCCGGGTGCTCTTCCCCCTGAGCCGGTCTCCCGCGCGCGAGCATCTGTTCCGTTTTGTGGGCCCGGTGTTCGAGGACACGCTCTATTTTTATGCGCGGCGCGGCGCGGAGTTGGAGATTGCCTCACTGGACGACGCCCGGCGGGTCGGGGCCATCGGCGTGACCCGCGACGACTTTTATCATCAATTCCTGGCAGCGCGGGGCTTTACCAATCTTGATGTCAGCACCTGTCAGGCACATGACTTTCGCAAGCTGGCCCAGGGCCGCGTGGATCTGGTGCCCATGGGTGAAAAGGCCCTGGCCCAATTTGTTGGCAGTATCGACGGGCTGGACCCGGCCATGTTCGAACGGGTCGGGCCTCCTGTCCACACCTCAGGGGTCTACATCGGCTTTTCCCGATCCACTCCTGATTCGGTGCTTCGGGCGTGGCGGCAGGCCCTGGACGACCTCAAGGCGGCCGGGGTCTATGATGCCGTGATGAACCGCTATTTTCCCCCGGCGGACAATTCCCGGCCCTAG
- a CDS encoding flavodoxin family protein, which produces MKVVAINGSARKGGNTALMLRKVLEQLEAEGIETELIELSGKAMHGCIACYKCIKNKDRRCAVDNDFANDCIAAMDAADGIVLGSPTYFANVTAEMKALIDRAGMVGRVNGDMFALKVGAPVVVSRRGGDMLTFNALNAFFFIEQMVVPGSRYWNLGRGMDKGQVADDAEAMETMEILGQNMAWLLRKIHG; this is translated from the coding sequence ATGAAGGTAGTCGCCATTAACGGCAGTGCGCGCAAAGGGGGCAATACGGCTCTGATGCTCCGCAAGGTGCTCGAACAGCTTGAGGCCGAGGGTATCGAAACCGAGCTTATCGAGCTTTCGGGCAAAGCCATGCACGGCTGCATCGCCTGCTACAAGTGCATCAAGAACAAGGACCGCCGTTGCGCGGTGGACAACGACTTCGCCAACGACTGTATCGCGGCCATGGACGCGGCCGACGGGATCGTCCTCGGCTCGCCCACCTATTTCGCCAACGTCACCGCCGAGATGAAGGCGCTCATCGACCGCGCCGGCATGGTCGGCCGGGTCAACGGCGACATGTTCGCCCTCAAGGTGGGCGCCCCCGTTGTGGTCAGCCGCCGCGGCGGCGATATGCTCACCTTCAACGCGCTCAACGCCTTCTTCTTCATCGAGCAGATGGTCGTGCCCGGCTCGCGCTACTGGAACCTGGGCCGGGGCATGGACAAGGGCCAGGTGGCCGACGACGCCGAAGCCATGGAAACCATGGAAATCCTGGGCCAAAACATGGCCTGGCTGCTAAGAAAAATCCATGGCTGA
- a CDS encoding nitroreductase family protein, with the protein MDLMHALRTRRSIRKFEARAVPEAMIRQVLEAAMAAPSAGNAQPWQFVILNDPAKLAEAAAVHPYAKMAAHAPVGILVCGDLSLEKYAGYWVQDCAAAMQNLLLAAHGLGLGAVWTGIYPIEERVSAFTKLAGLPQGVIPLGFAPMGWPAQPSGEVNRFREDRIHYNMYSLCVDNTH; encoded by the coding sequence ATGGATCTGATGCACGCCCTGCGCACCCGCCGCAGCATACGCAAATTCGAGGCCAGGGCCGTGCCCGAGGCCATGATCCGTCAGGTACTCGAAGCGGCCATGGCAGCGCCCAGCGCAGGCAATGCCCAGCCCTGGCAGTTCGTAATCCTGAACGACCCGGCCAAGCTGGCCGAGGCGGCGGCCGTGCATCCCTATGCCAAGATGGCGGCCCACGCGCCCGTCGGCATCCTGGTCTGCGGCGATCTTTCCTTGGAGAAGTACGCGGGCTACTGGGTGCAGGACTGCGCTGCCGCCATGCAGAACCTGCTGCTGGCCGCCCATGGCCTGGGGCTTGGCGCGGTCTGGACCGGCATCTATCCCATCGAGGAGCGGGTCAGCGCCTTCACGAAACTGGCGGGTCTGCCGCAGGGAGTGATCCCCCTCGGGTTCGCGCCCATGGGCTGGCCAGCCCAGCCGTCCGGCGAGGTCAACCGCTTCCGCGAGGACAGGATACACTACAACATGTATTCGTTGTGTGTTGATAATACTCATTAG
- a CDS encoding winged helix-turn-helix transcriptional regulator, with amino-acid sequence MSGSCTLKHCGNKTYYCSVELTLQIIGGKWKPIIMYRLGDGGVLRFSEIRRSIPNITQKMLTQQLRELEADGVVSRKVHPQVPPRVDYSLTELGMSVMPVIESLCQWGKRYEQWAARGEGRAGAVTL; translated from the coding sequence ATGAGCGGCAGCTGCACCCTCAAGCATTGCGGCAACAAGACCTACTATTGCAGCGTGGAGCTGACCCTTCAGATCATCGGCGGCAAATGGAAGCCGATCATCATGTACCGGCTGGGCGATGGCGGAGTCCTGCGCTTTAGCGAGATCAGGCGTTCCATTCCCAACATCACGCAGAAGATGCTTACCCAGCAGTTGCGCGAACTGGAGGCCGACGGAGTGGTCAGCCGCAAGGTGCATCCCCAGGTGCCGCCCCGCGTGGACTACTCCCTGACCGAGCTGGGTATGAGCGTCATGCCGGTCATTGAGTCTCTGTGCCAATGGGGCAAGCGGTATGAGCAATGGGCAGCAAGGGGAGAGGGGCGGGCAGGAGCCGTCACCCTTTGA